A window of the Amycolatopsis solani genome harbors these coding sequences:
- a CDS encoding helix-turn-helix transcriptional regulator, which produces MNFGTALKDWRTRRHLSQLDLALRAGTTQRHVSFMESGRSLPGRGMVLRVAESLELPLRERNGLLHAAGFAPSYPETRLDDPAIRPVLDGLRRLLDGHRPYPALVVDRYGVLVAKNDAFSLLTEGVAPELLEEPVDTLRLALHPRGMAPRVRNLDDWARHILERLRNDLARLPDERLAAQLAELEGYLPPAAAPGPEHLGFAVPVRLASSAGELRLITAITTFATAADVTVSELKLETFLPADAETAQRLQSTSAVV; this is translated from the coding sequence GTGAACTTCGGAACGGCGCTCAAGGACTGGCGCACGCGACGGCACCTCAGCCAGCTCGACCTGGCGTTGCGGGCCGGGACCACGCAGCGGCACGTGAGTTTCATGGAGAGCGGGCGCTCACTCCCCGGCCGCGGCATGGTGCTGCGCGTCGCCGAGTCCCTCGAACTGCCGCTGCGAGAGCGCAACGGCCTGCTGCACGCCGCGGGTTTCGCGCCGTCGTACCCCGAGACGCGGCTCGACGACCCGGCGATCCGGCCGGTGCTCGACGGGCTGCGGCGGCTGCTCGACGGCCATCGCCCCTACCCCGCGCTCGTCGTCGACCGCTACGGCGTGCTCGTCGCGAAGAACGACGCCTTCTCGCTGCTCACCGAGGGCGTCGCGCCGGAACTGCTCGAAGAACCGGTGGACACGCTGCGGCTCGCACTGCACCCGCGCGGGATGGCGCCGCGCGTGCGCAACCTCGACGACTGGGCGCGGCACATCCTCGAACGCCTCCGCAACGACCTGGCCCGCCTCCCGGACGAGCGGCTGGCCGCCCAGCTCGCCGAGCTGGAGGGCTACCTGCCGCCGGCGGCCGCGCCGGGGCCGGAGCACCTCGGGTTCGCGGTGCCGGTCCGGCTGGCCAGCTCGGCCGGCGAGCTGCGGCTGATCACGGCGATCACCACGTTCGCGACGGCGGCGGACGTCACGGTGTCGGAGCTGAAGCTGGAGACGTTCCTGCCCGCGGACGCCGAAACCGCGCAGCGGCTTCAGAGCACCAGCGCCGTCGTGTGA
- a CDS encoding alpha/beta fold hydrolase — MLLHGSGSNSAEWAGRLPALIGTFRVYAVDVIGEPGMSAETRPPLDGDRYAAWLDAVLDHFAVDRAAFLASSFGGWLALDHATRRPARVAALALQCPVGLGPMKKAFVVKSVLLALLGEKGRRKAMADTLGEPASSPIVEHQLLVSANYRYRTGPFPVFGDAALGRLTMPVYAVVGADDAMVDSATTKRRLEAFGAEVDLLPGTGHYLPDAGALEFLTRAVANGDFTG, encoded by the coding sequence GTGCTCCTGCACGGCTCAGGGAGCAACTCGGCGGAGTGGGCCGGGCGGCTGCCCGCGCTGATCGGAACGTTCCGGGTGTACGCCGTCGACGTCATCGGCGAGCCGGGAATGAGCGCCGAGACGCGGCCGCCGCTCGACGGCGACCGGTACGCGGCGTGGCTGGACGCGGTGCTCGATCACTTCGCGGTGGACCGGGCGGCGTTCCTGGCGTCGTCGTTCGGCGGCTGGCTCGCCCTCGACCACGCGACCCGCCGGCCCGCGCGCGTCGCGGCGCTCGCCCTGCAGTGCCCGGTCGGGCTGGGCCCGATGAAGAAGGCGTTCGTCGTCAAATCGGTGCTACTGGCCCTGCTGGGTGAGAAGGGGCGGCGGAAGGCGATGGCGGACACGCTGGGCGAGCCGGCGTCGTCGCCGATCGTCGAGCACCAGCTGCTCGTGTCGGCGAACTACCGGTACCGCACCGGCCCGTTCCCGGTCTTCGGCGACGCGGCACTGGGCCGGCTGACCATGCCGGTGTACGCGGTCGTCGGGGCGGACGACGCCATGGTCGACTCCGCGACGACGAAGCGGCGGCTCGAGGCGTTCGGCGCCGAGGTCGACCTGCTCCCGGGCACCGGGCACTACCTCCCGGACGCGGGCGCCCTGGAGTTCCTGACGCGCGCGGTGGCGAACGGCGATTTCACCGGTTGA